Below is a genomic region from Osmerus mordax isolate fOsmMor3 chromosome 22, fOsmMor3.pri, whole genome shotgun sequence.
ccctctctccctctctctccctctctctcctctcaccccctctctctcctctccctctctccctctctctcctctctccctctctcctctcacctctctctatcctctctccctctctctcctctcaccccctctctcctctccctctctctcctctcaccccctctctctcctctcaccccctctctctcctctcaccccctttctctcctctcaccccctctctctctcctctcacccccctctctctcctctcaccccctctctttcctctctccccctctctctcctctcaccccctctctcctctctccctctccccctctctcctctctccctctctctcctctctccctctctccctctctctcctctctccctctctcctctctccccctctctctcctctccctctttctcctctcaccccctctcgccctctctcctctctctctcctctctccctctctctcctctcaccccctctccttctcttgacTACATtcactcctcccatcctctgtTTTCACTCTTGGTTGACCTTGGGCATCTCCTCAGTAGGCCTCCCATGTGCCCTGCAGCAGTGTGCCCCCTGCTGTTGGTTTAAATATGTTTGGTTctggctgcctctctctcctcctccctctctctcctctcacccctctctctcctcctccctctctttacccctcacccctccttacttcttctgtcatccttctcacacacacactctctcacactcacacacacactctcacacacacatcattcaaacTAGATCTGTTCTCTGTGGCTGGCGTCTTGTACGAGCTGGCCACAGCATGGCGTTCTGCCATGTTGTCAGGCTAGTGTAGCatgacccccaccccacccccgccctcctccattcctcctcctttTTCAGATTTTCTATTACCCTTTTCTGTGatgaaaattgctttttttcttgATGTTTGCTTTCGTGGTGGAGTGGTAGTGGATTAGAGGCCTCTATCAGGAAGGAATTAAACATCTGGGGAATAATTGACGGGGAAATGGGTTCTCACACCCAGGACTGTGGCTCAGGGACGTGACCCGCATGCCTgcctttgtctgtctgcctctctctgcctgccgctctctgtctgcctctgtctgcctgcctctctcctcctgcctgtctttgttttcctctgcctgcctctctctgcctgcctctctctgtctgcctctctttgtctgcccctgcctgcctctgtctgcctgcctctctctgtctgcctgcctctctctgcctgcctctctctgtctgcctctgtctgcctgcctctctctgtctgtttctgtcattgtctgccagcccccagcctttccccccagcctcaggggggtgggggggggggggggtggggggggggatggggtgaggtgaggtggggggggggggggggggggcggctacgggagggagggagggggggggggggcagggtgtgttGTATGTTGCAACTCCAGCACCTACCTCAATTCAATTTCCCCACCTAATTAAATCCAGCCAGGAATGGGGACAGATATGGCATCTCCCTCCATAACAAACaaaagcgtgcgtgtgtgtgtgtgtgtgtgtgtgtaggacaccTTTGCCAGGGTGCTGGCTGCAGAGAAGCAGCAGGATCGCCTGAGGGCCAGGAGTCTGCTTCCAGAACCATCCAAAAAAAGGTGAGTGAcaacgagtgtgtgtttgggaggttTGCGCTGgcatcctgtctgtgtgtaggggaaggtggcaggggtgtgtgtcttgactaaaagtgtgtgtgtgtgttgacagctcTCTGGGCGGTAGCAGGTGGCTGTTTAAggaagagctggaggagctgctggtGGAGACCATCTCTGACTACGATGTAAGAACACTGCTGCTAACTCTgctttgcaatgttattaaatgcgtatttcattttaaccttactttgacaattcttgctctgattcaacccatagtcaaataactgtaattctatttgtattggcattatttggttcatgctgatacactgttcagtttccaatcttcctttaaaccataggagAATTAGCttaggttgtttggccaatatttaaccccctacacttTACACTCCTGCTAGCTTTACACACCTGCTAGCTTTACACTCCTGCTAGCTTTACACACCTGCTAGCTTTACACTCCTGCTAGCTTTACACTCCTGCTAGCTTTACACTGTCACCACTAGATGGTATCGTCAAGCAGAAATGAAGGAAAGAAGCAGTTTAGGCTGCGTCCAGGCAATGacatgtgtgtccctgtgtgtgtgtgtgtccctgtctgtctttgtgtccatgtctgtctgtgtgtccctgtgtgtgtgtgtgtgtctctagtaCCAGCGTTTCCTGCAGCTGGTGATGCGTttgcaggagagaggcagcagcGGTGAGGAGGACTTCCTGCTTAGCCTGCGCCGACGCCTGGAGGTCCAGTCCAGCAGACAGGAAGTACCCCCCCTGCAGGTGGACGAGCAGGGCCACTCATACAGCACTGctgagggtacacacacactcatacagcactgctgagggtacacacacactcatacagcacTGCTGAgggtacacactcatacagcactgctgagggtacacacacactcatacagcactgctgagggtacacacacactcatacagcactgctgagggtacacacacactcatacagcactgctgagggtacacacacactcatacagcactgctgagggtacacacacactcatacagcactgctgagggtacacacacactcatacagcactgctgagggtacacacacactcatacagcactgctgagggtacacacacactcatacagcactgctgagggtacacacacacacaacagtattGTGACCCAGACTGAATACATAATTTCCTGTATTTCAGGAAGGAGGAAGTCAGCGACGGGCTCGGTGGTGCTGACAGACAGAGGCTCCGGTGATGTCATCATCAACGGCTCCCTCTGTCACCACTACTTCACTGTCCTGCAGGACCGGTACGCTGGGgtagcatggtgtgtgtatcctgtgtgtgcgtgtgtatcctgtgtgtgcgtgtgtatcctgtgtgtgcgtgtgtatcctgtgtgtgtatcctgtgtgtgcgtgtgtatcctgtgtgtgtgtgtgtatcctgtgtgtgtgtgtgtatcctgtgtgtgcgtgtgtatcctgtgtgtgcgtgtgtatcctgtgtgtgtgtgtgtgtatcctgtgtgtgcgtgtgtatcctgtgtgtgtgtgtgtatcctgtgtgtgtgtgtgtgtgtgtgtgtatcctgtgtgtgtgtgtgtgtgcgtgtgtgtgtgtatcctgtgtgtgCCATTCTCCCACTCTAAGATGCAAGTCTTGTTGTGGTTCCAACAGCAGTGTTGAGAGCTCTGGTTGTATAATCTGCTAGAGGAGGTAATTACACaggtgagcgagtgtgtgctGTCACTTCAGCCCAGTGCAGGACTAATTGGACAAGAAGGGTGATGTTTGACAGTGTCAGCACAGGTCTTTCAGCCTGGGATGCTGAAAcatacactagacacacacacacaacccaagacacacacacaggacatgacacacacacaacacgaggCACACAAACACTAGTAAGTATAAGCTTGTCTTTCTGATTCTTGCTGAGTCAGAAGTCACTCTTGTGTGGCTGTaaccctggcccctcccccctcctttcccccctccccagagaaCAGCTGATGTTCCCTCTCGTCTTCACGGGGGTGTTGGGGCGCTTCAACGTGCGCTGCAGCGTTGCCGGGGGCGGCCACTCCAGCCAAGCAGGGGCGCTGCGTCTGGCCCTGTCCCGTGCTCTGCTCAGCTTCCTGTCCCAGGGCCAGGTGGAGAACATGAGACAAGGTGagcacttcctgtctgaagGCCAGGTGGAGAACATGAGACAAGGTGAGCACtctcacatttagtcatttagcagacgctcttatccagagcgacttacagtaagtacagggacattcccctgaggcaagtagggtgaagtgccttgcacaaggacacaatCACTCCCCTATCAGTGCAGACAAATAGACTAGAAGAACACAAGATTCATACTAGATATGCATATCTAGTATGAAGTagaataatataaaataaagatATACAATAAATTGGTTTAGTGAGACAGAATCACAAGGTTGAAAACCCTAAATACAGAAATGATGCTTCAGTTGGATTTGTTTTGGTTTTCAcgtttctgtctcttttctccctgGGCAACCTCCCCCCTGTTGCCTGGCAGCCGGgctgctgacccctgaccccagagtgagggagaggaagaagccaGGACAGGAAGGAGCTCGCAGGAAGTTCACCTGGAACAAacgctgaaggaggaggagtgaaaACAACAAGATTCTCAGTAACAGAAATAGACTGAACAATGAAATGTCTTAACAAGACTGGATCTACAGACCATTACTGATGATCATCACCTGTGCTGATGGAAAATTTAAGAAGACAGTTCATTGAAACGTCCATAATAAATGTTTTGCTT
It encodes:
- the mrps9 gene encoding 28S ribosomal protein S9, mitochondrial, coding for MAASRGRTVGSLIWRCGSCCDNGNIVSSSLSSQVKVFSRQVSLSAAVHRKNLAAAGPEKFSEEFIKKQVEEFNIGKRHLANMMGEDVENFTQEDIDRSIAYLFPSSLFDKKARPLMKHPDEIFPRQRAVQWGADRRPFHFLFYTGKQSYYNLMHDTFARVLAAEKQQDRLRARSLLPEPSKKSSLGGSRWLFKEELEELLVETISDYDYQRFLQLVMRLQERGSSGEEDFLLSLRRRLEVQSSRQEVPPLQVDEQGHSYSTAEGRRKSATGSVVLTDRGSGDVIINGSLCHHYFTVLQDREQLMFPLVFTGVLGRFNVRCSVAGGGHSSQAGALRLALSRALLSFLSQGQVENMRQAGLLTPDPRVRERKKPGQEGARRKFTWNKR